Proteins found in one Balneola sp. genomic segment:
- the ccoS gene encoding cbb3-type cytochrome oxidase assembly protein CcoS, producing MGVIVVLIIFSLLVALTFLGAFFWAVKTGQFDDPQTPSIRMLFNDEPPSKEHKTLTNKTD from the coding sequence ATGGGCGTAATAGTAGTACTCATCATATTCAGCTTGCTCGTCGCTCTCACCTTTTTGGGAGCATTCTTCTGGGCGGTTAAAACGGGGCAATTCGACGACCCTCAAACTCCCTCCATTAGAATGCTATTCAATGATGAACCTCCATCAAAAGAACATAAAACACTAACTAATAAAACTGACTAG
- a CDS encoding CcoQ/FixQ family Cbb3-type cytochrome c oxidase assembly chaperone — MYKQVLRSMEGIELFPSISLLLFFAFFVLLITYLIKTGKHHWDDAANLPLESDETINQKLS; from the coding sequence ATGTATAAGCAAGTACTTCGAAGCATGGAAGGGATCGAGTTGTTTCCAAGCATCTCCCTCCTCCTCTTTTTTGCCTTTTTCGTCCTTTTGATCACATACCTGATAAAAACAGGAAAGCATCATTGGGATGATGCCGCAAACCTTCCTTTAGAATCTGATGAAACTATTAACCAGAAACTCTCATAG
- the ccoN gene encoding cytochrome-c oxidase, cbb3-type subunit I — protein sequence MDTFHYDNKIVRNFGLASMIFGIIGFLVGLIVALKLIFPDFLGFIPELSYGRLRPLHTNAVIFAFAGNAIFYGVYYSLPRLCKTPMWSPLLSKIHFWGWQIIILSAVLTLPFGITTSKEYAELEWPIDIAITLIWVVFGVNMIMTIMKRREKHIYVAIWFYIATFVTVAVLHVVNSFEVPATMLKSYSLYAGVQDALVQWWYGHNAVAFFLTTPFLGIMYYFIPKAANRPIFSYRLSIVHFWSLIFIYIWAGPHHLLYTALPGWAQALGTVFSLMLIAPSWGGMLNGLLTLRGAWDKVREDPVLKFLVVGVTAYGMVTFEGPMLSIANVNAIAHYSDYIIGHVHNGALLWNGGLTFAMLYYITPKIYKTKLFSVKLANIHFWFATLGAIFYVIPMYWGGITQSLMWKQFTAEGFLQYPNFLETVVQIMPMYALRALGGSLFIVGAVVGVYNILKTAQKGSLEASEEAQAPALIDPMEGHKEKWHRNLEGRPIKFTLLVVVAILIGGIVEYMPTALIDSNIPTIESVKPYTPLEIEGRDIYIAEGCNNCHSQMIRPFRSETERYGEYSKAGEFVYDHPFLWGSKRTGPDLHRIGGKYPDSWHLRHMYDPNSTSPGSIMPAYPWMLEKDMDIESIPKRVNALRAVGVPYAEGYEDQAIADLRAQAEQIATGLRENGFGEVDGIEITSEKQIIALIAYLQRLGTDINGNNDPFEGLPSTNPLSLNEQED from the coding sequence ATGGACACTTTTCATTATGACAATAAAATAGTTCGCAATTTCGGGCTCGCCTCGATGATTTTCGGGATCATCGGCTTCCTTGTAGGATTAATTGTCGCCCTAAAGCTTATTTTCCCAGACTTCCTTGGATTTATTCCTGAGCTGTCTTATGGGCGATTAAGGCCACTTCATACAAATGCAGTAATCTTTGCATTTGCTGGAAATGCCATCTTCTACGGGGTTTACTACTCACTACCCCGACTTTGTAAAACTCCCATGTGGAGTCCCTTACTAAGTAAAATTCATTTTTGGGGATGGCAGATCATCATTCTTTCAGCAGTACTAACCCTTCCTTTCGGGATAACTACCAGTAAGGAATATGCGGAACTGGAATGGCCTATTGATATCGCCATTACACTAATTTGGGTGGTATTTGGGGTGAATATGATCATGACGATCATGAAGCGCCGTGAAAAGCATATCTATGTAGCTATTTGGTTCTATATCGCTACTTTCGTGACAGTAGCTGTACTCCACGTAGTTAACTCCTTTGAAGTACCTGCTACTATGCTAAAGAGCTATTCTTTGTATGCAGGTGTTCAGGATGCCCTCGTTCAATGGTGGTATGGCCACAATGCCGTGGCCTTTTTCCTGACTACCCCCTTCCTGGGAATCATGTATTACTTCATTCCTAAGGCAGCAAATCGTCCGATCTTCTCATATCGATTGTCCATTGTTCACTTCTGGTCGTTGATCTTTATTTATATCTGGGCGGGGCCGCATCACCTGCTATATACCGCTCTTCCAGGTTGGGCTCAGGCATTGGGAACTGTATTCAGTTTAATGCTGATTGCTCCTTCGTGGGGAGGTATGTTGAATGGTTTGTTAACCCTTCGTGGAGCATGGGATAAGGTTCGCGAAGACCCCGTACTTAAATTCCTGGTAGTTGGTGTTACTGCGTATGGTATGGTAACCTTTGAAGGGCCTATGCTTTCCATCGCTAATGTGAACGCAATTGCCCATTACTCTGACTATATCATCGGTCATGTTCACAATGGTGCACTTCTATGGAATGGTGGTTTGACCTTTGCCATGCTGTACTACATCACTCCTAAGATTTATAAGACCAAGTTGTTTTCTGTAAAGCTAGCTAACATCCATTTTTGGTTCGCTACGCTTGGTGCAATCTTCTATGTGATCCCAATGTACTGGGGTGGAATCACTCAGAGTTTAATGTGGAAGCAATTCACAGCTGAAGGTTTCTTACAGTACCCAAACTTCCTGGAAACTGTTGTCCAAATTATGCCAATGTATGCACTACGTGCACTTGGTGGTAGCTTGTTCATCGTTGGAGCTGTAGTTGGTGTATATAACATCCTTAAAACCGCTCAAAAAGGAAGTCTTGAGGCTTCTGAAGAAGCTCAGGCTCCTGCGCTTATCGATCCAATGGAAGGTCATAAGGAAAAATGGCACAGAAATTTGGAAGGAAGACCTATCAAGTTCACCCTTCTGGTAGTGGTAGCCATACTAATAGGTGGTATTGTTGAATACATGCCTACGGCTCTGATCGATTCCAATATTCCAACTATAGAAAGTGTAAAACCCTACACTCCTTTGGAGATCGAGGGGCGAGATATTTACATAGCTGAAGGATGTAACAACTGTCATTCTCAGATGATCCGTCCTTTCCGTTCTGAAACAGAACGCTATGGCGAATATTCTAAAGCAGGTGAGTTTGTTTATGATCATCCATTCCTGTGGGGGTCAAAACGAACGGGTCCTGATCTACATAGAATCGGAGGAAAATATCCAGATTCATGGCATCTGAGACATATGTATGATCCTAATTCTACCTCACCTGGATCTATTATGCCGGCCTACCCGTGGATGCTCGAGAAGGACATGGATATCGAAAGTATTCCTAAGCGAGTAAATGCACTTCGGGCTGTAGGTGTTCCTTACGCTGAGGGTTATGAAGATCAGGCGATTGCAGACTTAAGAGCTCAGGCTGAGCAAATAGCTACCGGACTTCGCGAAAATGGATTCGGAGAAGTTGATGGAATTGAAATCACTTCTGAGAAACAGATCATTGCCTTAATCGCTTACCTACAGCGCCTGGGTACAGATATTAATGGCAATAATGATCCCTTTGAAGGACTGCCTTCTACCAACCCATTAAGCTTAAATGAGCAGGAGGATTAA